A single genomic interval of Lathyrus oleraceus cultivar Zhongwan6 chromosome 7, CAAS_Psat_ZW6_1.0, whole genome shotgun sequence harbors:
- the LOC127105380 gene encoding transcription factor bHLH18, with product MRTTKQIQLCRSRELLHKPYYSPQLPFTPSFLSSQLLTSNLRRNILSFFHTLTLTLYYTEIFISEHFTLKLMEESGEKWPSDLEKCDDVILEDGESESVYDEKLLALSAAIGLKKTKLDKASILEKTKHYVEQLQERIKELEQNVGFNNICSNNCRTGNNILPDVKVKVLQKEILLTIHCQKQKSVMLKILTHLESLNLLVQTSNILEFGKFALEITIVAQMGDGYNITMEELLKSLTILIMTK from the exons ATGAGAACCACAAAACAAATTCAATTATGCAGGAGTCGGGAGTTACTCCACAAACCATATTACTCTCCTCAACTACCCTTCACACCTTCATTTCTCTCTTCCCAATTATTAACTAGCAATCTTAGGCGCAATATTCTTTCATTCTTCCACACACTTACATTAACTTTATATTATACAGAAATTTTTATATCAGAGCATTTTACCTTGAAATTAATGGAGGAGTCGGGAGAAAAATGGCCTTCTGATTTG GAAAAATGTGATGACGTCATTTTGGAagatggagaatctgaatctGTGTATGATGAGAAATTGTTGGCACTTTCAGCAGCCATAGGCTTGAAGAAG ACAAAATTAGACAAAGCTTCGATCCTAGAGAAAACCAAACACTATGTGGAACAACTTCAAGAACGTATAAAAGAGTTGGAACAAAATGTTGGATTCAACAATATTTGTAGCAACAATTGTAGAACAGGTAATAATATTCTTCCCGACGTGAAAGTCAAAGTGTTACAAAAGGAAATTCTCCTCACAATTCATTGTCAGAAACAAAAGAGTGTTATGCTCAAAATACTTACTCACCTTGAAAGCCTTAATCTTTTAGTACAGACTAGTAATATCTTGGAATTTGGAAAATTTGCCCTTGAAATCACCATCGTGGCTCAG ATGGGTGATGGATACAATATTACAATGGAGGAACTATTGAAAAGTCTCACAATATTGATAATGACAAAGTAG